The following coding sequences are from one Trichoplusia ni isolate ovarian cell line Hi5 chromosome 15, tn1, whole genome shotgun sequence window:
- the LOC113501306 gene encoding protoporphyrinogen oxidase-like — translation MTAILGGGLGGLSTGYYLLKNNINNNSNLKLFLLEATNYCGGWIKTIRTKDYLFEQGPRTIRPKGTTGLNTLNMIQDLGLSEHIAPIKPDHPAAKNRMIYVRNNLHILPSSLISVFQKNQPFSKPLIYALFNDIKSPYKEMEDDSIYNFVERRFGKEIADYAISPMICGICAGDAKQISVKFLMKTLFEWEQNHGGVVKGLMKSMFNSKSAGDLELSELAKRAQEEKWNVYTIKGGLETFPDTLHNYLVENNVTVKLNSQVEEIEFVDSSSVALKNNNGITLTANHVYASIPAYSLAKLVEKQHPVLAESLYEIPFVTVAIVNLYFDTTENLIKPAFGFLVPPIENCPILGVVFDSCCIPDQNGTVLTVMLGGKWFEEKFGANPPENMLMEIALAEIRKILKIKESPTASNVNILKKCIPQYVIGHYERVDRIREYIQVNNLPISLVGCSYDGVGINDVIFSAKTQVEDSPCVFHDKPT, via the coding sequence ATGACTGCAATACTGGGCGGTGGGCTAGGAGGCCTATCTACGGGttattatttactcaaaaataatattaacaacaacAGCAATCTGAAATTATTCCTGTTAGAAGCGACTAACTACTGCGGCGGCTGGATCAAAACTATCCGAACCAAGGACTATTTGTTCGAGCAAGGTCCAAGAACTATTCGACCTAAAGGAACCACTGGACTGAACACGTTAAATATGATCCAAGATCTCGGTCTCAGTGAGCACATAGCACCCATCAAACCAGACCATCCGGCGGCCAAGAACAGAATGATTTATGTACGAAATAATCTACATATCTTACCTTCGAGTTTAATAAGTGTCTTCCAGAAGAATCAACCGTTCTCTAAACCCCTTATTTATGCTCTGTTCAATGATATTAAGTCACCTTATAAAGAAATGGAGGATGACtcaatttacaattttgttgaaAGAAGATTTGGTAAAGAAATAGCAGATTATGCTATATCTCCAATGATATGTGGTATTTGTGCTGGAGACGCCAAACAAATATCTGTAAAATTTctaatgaaaacattatttgaatGGGAGCAAAATCATGGAGGAGTTGTGAAAGGATTAATGAAGTCGATGTTTAATTCTAAATCAGCAGGTGATTTAGAATTAAGTGAGTTAGCAAAAAGAGCACAGGAAGAGAAATGGAATGTTTACACTATAAAGGGTGGTTTGGAAACATTTCCTGAtactttacataattatttagttgAAAACAATGTGACTGTCAAACTAAACTCTCAAGTGGAAGAAATTGAGTTTGTTGACTCCAGCTCAGTGGCATTGAAAAACAATAATGGTATAACTCTGACAGCTAACCATGTTTATGCATCAATACCAGCTTATTCTCTTGCAAAGTTAGTTGAAAAACAACATCCAGTATTAGCAGaaagtttatatgaaattcCTTTTGTAACTGTAGCCATAGTTAACTTATACTTTGACACAACGGAAAACCTTATTAAGCCCGCCTTTGGATTTCTAGTGCCCCCAATTGAAAACTGTCCTATTCTTGGAGTTGTCTTTGATTCCTGTTGCATACCTGATCAAAACGGAACTGTTCTAACTGTGATGCTTGGGGGGAAATGGTTTGAAGAGAAGTTTGGTGCCAATCCTCCTGAAAACATGTTGATGGAAATAGCTCTGGCAGAGATACGCAAGATACTGAAGATAAAGGAAAGTCCAACTGCTTCAAATgttaacattttgaagaaatgTATACCACAGTATGTAATAGGTCATTATGAGAGGGTAGACAGGATCCGTGAGTACATCCAAGTCAATAACTTGCCTATATCTCTGGTTGGCTGCAGTTATGATGGTGTAGGCATAAATGACGTTATTTTTTCTGCCAAAACTCAAGTGGAGGATAGTCCTTGTGTATTTCATGACAAACCAACATGA
- the LOC113501437 gene encoding uncharacterized protein LOC113501437, giving the protein MSQSVRPKSCAKTYKTAELKVLKILSKIDSLKLSSSYISQLDIPKSSESNVLRRKSTVYVSLAAVLVGVMLLSARWVHKELLGNRNCILELPSFSKSVFRPPEDCSMCAGVDDVVRIANTTAEEFEEKYAYSTTPVIVTDATNGWRALEEFDFKFFADFYRDGKSMGKQINDCFYFAYKSGLNSLNEVFSMDETRANLSGKPWYVGWSTCYDEETRKLRTFYNRPYFLPKTAESDMVDWIFMGGPGQGAHMHVDSVKHMSWQAQVRGHKQWQLAPPPECLYQCRWITFTVAPSEILVVDTNRWYHKTNVLPGDISITIGAEYD; this is encoded by the exons ATGAGTCAGTCCGTTCGTCCAAAATCTTGTGCAAAAACCTATAAAACTGCTGAGCTGAAAGTGTTAAAGATCCTCAGTAAAATTGATAGTTTGAAATTGAGTAGTTCATACATAAGTCAGCTTGATATCCCCAAAAGTAGTGAAAGTAATGTTTTGCGGCGAAAATCAACGGTTTATGTATCGCTAGCAGCAGTCCTTGTTGGTGTGATGCTACTCAGTGCACGATGGGTTCATAAAGAACTTCTTGGAAATAGA AACTGCATCTTGGAATTGCCATCATTCTCGAAATCAGTTTTCCGTCCACCGGAAGATTGCTCTATGTGTGCGGGAGTTGATGACGTAGTGCGGATCGCAAACACTACAGCTGAGGAATTTGAAGAAAAGTACGCGTATAGCACCACTCCGGTTATAGTCACCGATGCCACAAACGGATGGAGAGCATTAGAG gaATTCGATTTCAAGTTCTTTGCTGACTTCTATCGCGACGGCAAAAGCATGGGAAAGCAAATCAATGACTGCTTCTACTTCGCTTACAAATCAGGTCTGAACTCGCTTAACGAAGTGTTCAGTATGGATGAAACGAGGGCCAACCTGTCTGGCAAGCCGTGGTACGTAGGTTGGAGCACATGCTACGATGAGGAGACCAGAAAACTACGGACCTTCTACAATCGCCCGTACTTTTTGCCAAAGACGGCTGAGAGTGATATGGTGGACTGGATCTTCATGGGAGGTCCGGGTCAAGGCGCGCATATGCAC GTGGACTCAGTGAAGCACATGTCGTGGCAGGCGCAGGTGCGCGGCCACAAGCAGTGGCAGCTGGCGCCGCCGCCCGAGTGCCTCTACCAGTGTCGGTGGATCACCTTCACTGTAGCGCCCTCCGAAATCT